In Spiroplasma clarkii, the DNA window GTTTTCATTTGCCAAAAGATTATTCAGGCCACGGGATTGGGTTAGCAATGCATGAAGATCCTTTTGTTCCAAATACTGGAAAAAAAGATACTGGAATGAGATTGACAAAAAATATGACAATCTGCATTGAACCAATGGTTCAAATTGGAACCGATCAAACCGTGGTTGGAGCAGACAACTGAACAGTGTCTGCAGCCGATGATAGTATGACAGCACACTTTGAACACACAATTCTGGTGACAGATAATGAGCCAGAAATTTTAACAATACATAAACCAATGGAGGATAAATAATGGCAAAAGAAGATTATTTAGAAGTTGATGGTACTGTACTTGAAGTGTTGCCAAATGCTACATTCAAGGTGAAACTAGAAAATGAAATAGTAATAGATGCCCACGTGTCTGGTAAAATTCGCATGAATTACATCCGCATTTTACCAGGTGATAAAGTTACTGTGGCAATTTCACCATATGATCCTATGCGTGGAAGAATCACTTATCGTCACAAAGGTGGAGTTAAGTAATTAATTATTTAAACAATAGCAAACAAAACAACAAAAATCAGGAGGTTATAAAGATGAAAGTAAGATCATCTGTCAAAAAAATATGCGACAAATGTCGTGTAATTAGACGTAAAAGCCGTGTCATGATTATTTGTGAACAACCAAAACATAAACAACGTCAAGGTTAATTAGAGAATAATTTTAAATTAATTTTTATTATTATTTAGAAAGGAAATGAACAATGGCTCGTATTAATGGAGTAGAGATACCTAATGATAAAAGAGTGGTTATCGCTTTAACTTATATATATGGTATTGGTTTATCAACATCACAAAAAATCCTAGAGGCTGCAAAAGTAAGCGAAGAAATTAGAGTAAAAGATCTTTCAGAAGATCAAACCAAAGCAATATCAACTGAGATTTCAAAATTCAAAACTGAAGGAGATCTAAGAAGAGAGACATCATTAAATGTGAAACGTTTAATGGAAATTGGAAGTTACAAAGGAATGAGACACAGAAAAGGATTACCTGTTCGTGGACAATCTACAAAGCAAAATGCACGTACAAGAAAAGGTCCCAGAAAAACTGTGGCTAACAAGAAAAAATAGGTAGGGAGTAAGACAAAATGGCAAAACCAAAACAACAAAATAACCGTAAAAAAGTTAAAAAGAATATTGCTAAAGGTGTAGCTCACATCCACTCAACTTTCAATAACACAATTGTAACAATTTCAGATGAACAAGGAAATGTATTATCTTGATCAAGTGCAGGAGCACTAGGATTTAAAGGAAGCAAAAAATCAACACCATATGCTGCTCAAATGATTGCAGAAGCAGCAGGTAAAGGTGCAATGGACAATGGAGTAAGAACTATCTCTGTCGAAGTTAAAGGTCCAGGTCCAGGTAGAGATGCCGCTGTAAGAAGCTTACAAGGAGTAGGCCTAGAAATTACTTCAATCAAAGATACCACACCAATTCCTCATAATGGTGTTAGACCCCCAAAACGCCCAAGAGGTTAGGACTTTTTAATGAGACAATTCGCAAGACCTGAATTTACATTATTAAAAGAAGAAAAAGAAAAAAATTATGGGGAATTTAAAGTTGAACCTTTAGAAAGAGGGTTCGGTACTACACTTGGTAATGCAATTAGAAGAACTTTATTAAGTTCAACACCAGGTGCAGCAGTTTATGCAATAAAAATCACTGGAGCAGCACATGAATTTACTTCAATCGATGGAATTATTGAAAATGTTAGCAGAATTATTTTAAATATTAAAAAATTAGCGCTAAGAATTGATCACAATATGTTCGATGATGAAGAAGTTGTTGAATTAGCACTAAATTCATCAACTGTTGGTCCTGTAACTGCTGGAGAAATTGAATTACCTGCAGGAGTAGAAGTTGTTAATAAAGATCTAGTTATTTGTAATTTAGCAGATGGTGGAAATTTAGAATTAACTTTATTTGCAAAAAATTCTAGAGGTTATAGATCTTTTAAAGACAACAAAAAAGAAAAACTAACAGCTGATTCAATTACAATTGATTCAAATTATTCACCAATAGTACAAGTAGCTTATGAAGTTGAAGCCACTAAAATTGGTAAGTCAGTCGATCTTGAAAAACTAACAATTAAAATTGAAACAGATGGGACAATTGCACCAAGTGATGCAATTGCTACTGCTTCAAAAATTCTAGTAGAACATTTACAATTCTTTGTTAACTTAAATGAAGAAATCAATGATCTTGGAGTAATTGGAGTTACAAGTGAAGAAGATGAAAAAGAATTAGACAGATCAATTGAAGATTTAGACTTCACACAAAGAAGTTTAAACTGTTTGAAAAGAGCAAACATCAATACTCTACGAGATTTAGTATCACGTAGTGAAGATGATATCCAAGAAATTAGAAACTTGGGTAGAAAATCATTAAAAGAAATCAAAGATAAAGTAGTTCAATTGGGACTTACTTTTAAACAAGACTAGAGAGGTGTAGTACTATGTCATATATTCAAAAACAAGGAAAAAACACAGCTTGAAGAGTCGCTTTAATGAGAAACTTAACTACTGAACTAATTATTTCAGAAAAATTAGAAATTACTGAAACAAGAGCAAAAGAGTTAAGAAAGCACTTTGATAATATGATTACACTAGCAAAACGTGGAGACCTACATGCCCGCCGCCAAGCAGCAGCATGATTACGTCACATTAATGCAAGCGAAAAGGAAACAGCATTACAAAAATTGTTTTCAGATCTTGGAAAAAGATTTAAAACAAGAAATGGTGGTTATACAAGAATCTTAAAACTTGATAATCGTCGTGGAGATAATGCTCCAATGTGTATCATTGAGCTAGTTTAAAGCCAAAACTTATTAGGAAACTAATAAGTTTTTTTATGCTTGGTTTACTGTTGTCTCTAAACTTGTCAGCAGCATATAACCACCTATATATAGCATTTTCGTGCTGATTAAGATATAATATTTTTGTGTTTATTAGCACGAGAAAGGTAAGAAATATATGTTATATAGTAACGTAGGACAAGCTATAGCTGATGCCTTAAAAGATACCTTAGGTGGTTGGGGAATGTGATCTGCAATTATTGCCACAGTCTCAGTAATTGGTTTAGGGTTCTTTTTAGCAGCTAGGGGTATTTTCAAAAAAGAGTGAGAAAAAATCCTTGTTAGAGTTGTCATGGTTGTTGGTCTACCAGCATTAGCACTGAATGGATTTTTAGCAAATGCCACTGTTAAAGATATTATTGAACAATTAACAGTATTGTTAACAGGATTTGCATTTTATGCAATCATGATGTTTGTTTCAAAATACTTTTTCTTTAAATATGAAAAAGATTTGCAAGATACATTTGCAATGTGTATTGCTCTTGCATCAACAACTTTCTTTGGAACTCCAATTGTAACAGCAATTTATGGAGGGGCAGCAGCAATGCCTGCTAACATTTTTAATGTTCCATATAGAGTTTTCTTGTATTCATTAGCATTTATGATAATGAGCAAAAAACCAATGGCTGCAACTGTTGATGGAAAAGTTAGCACCAAAAAACTAAAATCAGAAATGACTGAGGTTGAAATTGCAGAAAGTAGAAAAATCAAAAAAAATGCTTTAAAAAACATTTTCTTAAATCCAATTTTAATTTGTACATTTATAGGATTGTTTATTTGAGTAACGCAATTAATTCCTGGAATTGATTTGTTAACTGTAAAAGGTGTAGAGTATAAACAAATTGCTGGAACAAGTGTTTTTGAAAAGGTTGATAAAATTGATAAGTATTCATTTTTAAGAATTGATATTTTATTCCCTCCAGCAAAAACAATTTTATCAACTTTAGCTGGAATTTGTACACCATTAGCATGATTGGCAATTGGTATGACAATGGCTAAAGGTAATTTAAAAGAAGCATTAAAAGATGGGAAACTTTGATATGCTGCTTCAGTTAAAGTAATTGTAGCACCATTAATTATTTTATTAATGATTGTTGGAGTTGCTGGAATTGGTTCAGCTACTGATTGATTTACATTTTCAAAAGTTTCACTGGCTGTAATGGTAATTATGACAGCAGCCCCACCAGCAAATGTTGTTGTGGCTTATGCAATTTCTTATGAGAAAGGTGCCAATGCAGCTTCAAACTTAACTACACTTTCAACCTTATTATCAATCATCACTTTACCTATTTGAGTAATTATGGTAACTGCAGTTGGTGCATTACCAATGTTTGGGTAATTAGAAAAGAGGCATAAATATGAAAGTTATTTGTTTTGGGGTTAGAGATGTAGAAAAACCAATCTTTGAAGATGTTAATAAAAAATTTGGTTTTGAAATGACTTTGGTTCCTGAGTTGTTAACTCATGAAAATGTTGAAATAACCAAAGGTCATGATGCAGTATTGTTGCGTGCCAACTGTGTTGCAGACCAACAAAATTTAGAAAAAATGTGATCATATAATATTAAATATATGTTTACAAGAACAGTTGGAGTTAACCACATTGATGTGGAAGCTGCCAAAAAAATTGGCTTTAAATTAGCCTATGTACCATTTTATTCACCAAATGCAGTTAGTGAACTTGCTTTCTCATTAGGGTTAGCAATGTTAAGAAACATTATTCATATGGCAAAGAAAATGGAAGAAAAAGATTTTACAGTAGATGCAGGTATGTTTGCCTATGAAGCTCGCAATAGTACAATTGGAATTATTGGAACTGGAAGAATTGGTTTTGAATGTGCCAAGGCTTGAAAAGGAATGGGTGCTAGAGTTTTAGGATATGATTTATATCCAAGGACAGATGCTACAGGAATTATTGAGTATAAATCATTTGAAGACATAATGAAAGAAAGTGATCTAATTTCTTTACACTGTCCTTACATTAAAGGTCAAAATGATAATTTAATTTCTAAAAAGTCATTAGCCCTGGCAAAAGATGGTTTAATTATTGTTAATGCTGCTAGAGGTGAGTTAATTAATAATGAAGATTTATATGATGCCTTAGTTAGTGGAAAAGTAAAACAAGCAGCACTTGATACATTAACCAATGAAGGACAAGTCTTCTTTAAAAAACATTCAGGTAAATTACCAGTTGATGTTTATGAAAAATTATACCAACTAAAACCAAGAGTAATTTTTACACCTCATATTGGTAGCTTTACAGATGAAGCTGTTAAAAATATGGTGGAAACAAGTTTTGAAAATTTAAAAGAGTATAGTGAAACTCGGGACTGCAAAAATAAAATCTAAAGTAAATTCAAAATTAAACAACCAAGCTGGTTGTTTTTTATTTTATCTAAATTAAAATAAAATAATTGAGCAAGCACCGAAAAATTTTTTCTTGGAAATTTTCATAAAGAATAAAAAATTTTATTAATTAAAAATTATAGAATAATATGTAATTGAATTATATATAATGAAGTTGTAATTAATAGTTAGCTTATAAGCCCACATAAAGGGTGGGTGTCTCTACGTTAGACCTATCTAACTACTATCTAACTATTAGAATTTCTGAAGAAGCTGCTCTATTAATTACGCTTCAAACAATTATTGCTAGACAATAATTGTTTAGTCCTTTAATTGTTTGAAAACAATATGAATGAGAATAATAA includes these proteins:
- the rpsM gene encoding 30S ribosomal protein S13, which gives rise to MARINGVEIPNDKRVVIALTYIYGIGLSTSQKILEAAKVSEEIRVKDLSEDQTKAISTEISKFKTEGDLRRETSLNVKRLMEIGSYKGMRHRKGLPVRGQSTKQNARTRKGPRKTVANKKK
- the rpmJ gene encoding 50S ribosomal protein L36; the protein is MKVRSSVKKICDKCRVIRRKSRVMIICEQPKHKQRQG
- a CDS encoding NAD(P)-dependent oxidoreductase → MKVICFGVRDVEKPIFEDVNKKFGFEMTLVPELLTHENVEITKGHDAVLLRANCVADQQNLEKMWSYNIKYMFTRTVGVNHIDVEAAKKIGFKLAYVPFYSPNAVSELAFSLGLAMLRNIIHMAKKMEEKDFTVDAGMFAYEARNSTIGIIGTGRIGFECAKAWKGMGARVLGYDLYPRTDATGIIEYKSFEDIMKESDLISLHCPYIKGQNDNLISKKSLALAKDGLIIVNAARGELINNEDLYDALVSGKVKQAALDTLTNEGQVFFKKHSGKLPVDVYEKLYQLKPRVIFTPHIGSFTDEAVKNMVETSFENLKEYSETRDCKNKI
- the rpsK gene encoding 30S ribosomal protein S11 encodes the protein MAKPKQQNNRKKVKKNIAKGVAHIHSTFNNTIVTISDEQGNVLSWSSAGALGFKGSKKSTPYAAQMIAEAAGKGAMDNGVRTISVEVKGPGPGRDAAVRSLQGVGLEITSIKDTTPIPHNGVRPPKRPRG
- a CDS encoding AEC family transporter, which encodes MLYSNVGQAIADALKDTLGGWGMWSAIIATVSVIGLGFFLAARGIFKKEWEKILVRVVMVVGLPALALNGFLANATVKDIIEQLTVLLTGFAFYAIMMFVSKYFFFKYEKDLQDTFAMCIALASTTFFGTPIVTAIYGGAAAMPANIFNVPYRVFLYSLAFMIMSKKPMAATVDGKVSTKKLKSEMTEVEIAESRKIKKNALKNIFLNPILICTFIGLFIWVTQLIPGIDLLTVKGVEYKQIAGTSVFEKVDKIDKYSFLRIDILFPPAKTILSTLAGICTPLAWLAIGMTMAKGNLKEALKDGKLWYAASVKVIVAPLIILLMIVGVAGIGSATDWFTFSKVSLAVMVIMTAAPPANVVVAYAISYEKGANAASNLTTLSTLLSIITLPIWVIMVTAVGALPMFG
- a CDS encoding DNA-directed RNA polymerase subunit alpha → MRQFARPEFTLLKEEKEKNYGEFKVEPLERGFGTTLGNAIRRTLLSSTPGAAVYAIKITGAAHEFTSIDGIIENVSRIILNIKKLALRIDHNMFDDEEVVELALNSSTVGPVTAGEIELPAGVEVVNKDLVICNLADGGNLELTLFAKNSRGYRSFKDNKKEKLTADSITIDSNYSPIVQVAYEVEATKIGKSVDLEKLTIKIETDGTIAPSDAIATASKILVEHLQFFVNLNEEINDLGVIGVTSEEDEKELDRSIEDLDFTQRSLNCLKRANINTLRDLVSRSEDDIQEIRNLGRKSLKEIKDKVVQLGLTFKQD
- the rplQ gene encoding 50S ribosomal protein L17, producing MSYIQKQGKNTAWRVALMRNLTTELIISEKLEITETRAKELRKHFDNMITLAKRGDLHARRQAAAWLRHINASEKETALQKLFSDLGKRFKTRNGGYTRILKLDNRRGDNAPMCIIELV
- the infA gene encoding translation initiation factor IF-1 — protein: MAKEDYLEVDGTVLEVLPNATFKVKLENEIVIDAHVSGKIRMNYIRILPGDKVTVAISPYDPMRGRITYRHKGGVK